ATGCCTGAATATCTGGGACTTCTCGTTTGCTTTTGCAAGAATCTCTTCTCTGAATTTTAACGTTCCCGGGTTCCAGCTATAAATTCTTCAGTCCGCCTGTAAGCCTCATCGTCAGGGTACTGAATAGCAGGATGTTTCATGAAGTAGGAAGCCGGGGAATATAACACTCCTCCTATTCCGCGGTCAAGAGCCAGTTTGCAGCAGCGAATAGCATCGATTACCACACCTCCAGAGTTAGGAGAGTCCTCAACCGATAGCCTGAGTTCAAGGTTCATGGGCACGTCCCCAAAAAGCTTACCTTCCATTCTCAGGAAACATACTTTATTGTCCTTTTGCCAGGCTACGTAGTCACTGGGTCCTATGTGAATATTATAGTTCTCAAGCTTCCGGGAAAGTACGGACTGGACGGCTTCAGTCTTCGATTCTCTCTTGGAGGCAAGCCTATCCCTGTTAAGCATGTTTAGAAAATCAGTGTTTCCTCCGGTATTGAGCTGGTATGTTCTTTCGAGCTTTACGCCTCGCTTTTCGAAAAGATCTGCAAGAACTCTGTGTGTGATAGTAGCTCCAAGCTGGGCTTTGATATCATCACCAATAATCGGAATATTTTTCTCCTCAAATCTTTTTGCCCACTCAGGATCACTTGCAATAAAAACAGGCATGTTGTTTATGAAAGCTACCCCTGCTTCAAGAGCACATTCAGCGTAAAAACGGGCTGCTTCTTCAGAACCTACAGGCAGGTAATTGAGAAGCATTTCGGCACCTGATTTTTTAAGTTCGTTTACGATATCCTCTTTTGTAGCTTCCTTTTCTTTGCTGACAACGAAGGTATAATTCTCATCATAATTTTTCATATGTTCAGAGACTCCATCAAGGACTCTACCCATCTTAACCTTCACACCTGTGGATGGAATATCAGGGCAAAAAACCGCTGTGCAGTTCGGGGGAGCAAAAATAGCCTCGGAAACATCTTTTCCTACCTTCCTGGCATCGATGTCAAAAGCAGCAACAACTTCTATATCGCCCGGCTTATATCCTCCAATTTCCCTGTGCATCAATCCGATGGGCTCTCTATCTTCAGCCTTATAGTATTCAATGCCCTGTATCAAAGAGCTTGCACAGTTTCCGATTCCTGCAATTGCTATTTTTATTTTTGTCATAAGCGCTTACTCTCCGATGAATGCCCAGATTCTCATAAACCGCATTAATGAAATGACAGATCTTTTATGATTTCTGAAATCTACAGATTCAAGGATTTAGGAATTTAAGTTCACTGAGCTCAGGAGTTATATTCCTGAAATTACGACTTCTTGTATCTTAACTATGGATTTTAAACCTTGCCTTATTTGTTCTGTTACTCTATAAACCTATTATATGTAAGTTTTCCTTTCTAGGGGGAAATATTACATTTATTTATATACTACATATACCTTATTCATTTTTTAGACAAATTTCCATTCTGATGATTGGATATGGGGCTTAATCTGCTACAATTTTTCCAGTTATTCTGAAGTTTAAGGCAATTTCTTTAACATAATTATGCTTTAATTGATATAGCTGTATTTTAGTTAATATATTCTCGTTTTAATTGACATAATTTATCTTTAAATTTCTCGGTTGCACTAATGATGCGAAAAAATAGAGATTAACGAATTCTGCTAGTTGAATAGGTTTTTATCTGATGGGAAGCTTGAAAGGAAAAACCGGAAATTTCTCCGGCAGAATCTGATGCTTACACTGGAAAGTGATCTAATGAGGACAATTGATTGGAAGGACGAATCAAATTCCGTAGTGCTGGTAGACCAGACCCTGCTCCCAAAAGAGTACAGGATAATAGAATGCAAAACCCTGAGTTCTCTCTGTGAGGCTATAAAATCTCTCAGGATAAGAGGCGCGCCTGCTCTCGGTGCAGCAGGAGGTTTCGGAATCGCCCTTGCAGCTTTCCTGAGTGAAGCCAAAGATATCGAAACAATAACAAGGGATCTCGAGGTTGCAGGAAAAACTCTTAAGTCAACTCGCCCGACTGCAGTAAATCTTAGCTGGGGCGTGGACAGAGTCCTGAGAGCTATTTCGGATGCCTTTGATGTACAGGGAGTTCGGGATATTGCCCTTCAGGAAGCTAAAGACATTGCAGAAGAAGATGTAGCCATCAATAAGTTGATAGGCAAGTACGGGGCAAAACTTCTGAAAGATGGGGATACCGTACTCACACATTGCAATGCAGGCAGGCTCGCTTGCGTGGATTGGGGTACGGCTCTTGGAGTTGCGCGCTCGGCCATTGCTGAAGGCAAAGAAATCAAGGTTATTGCCTGTGAGACCAGACCTCTGAATCAGGGAAGCAGGATCACTACATGGGAGCTGATGCAGGATAATATTCCGGTAACCCTTATTTCGGATTCCATGGCTGGATGGGCAATGCGGCAGGGACTGGTAGACAGCGTGCTTGTAGGAGCTGACAGAATTACCCAGGATGTCGTTTTCAATAAAATAGGCACATATTCCCTTTCTATTCTTGCAAAAGAGCATGAAATTCCCTTTTATGTAGCAGCCCCTATCTCAACCTTCGACTTCGATGGCTGGGAGGGCAGCGTAAAAATTGAAATGCGAAATCCGGATGAACTTCGCTTTTTCGGCTCTGAGCAGCTTGCCCCGAAAGATGTGGAAGTTTACAATCCTGCTTTTGACGCAACTCCCATGGAAAATATAACTG
The Methanosarcina thermophila TM-1 genome window above contains:
- a CDS encoding inositol-3-phosphate synthase, which translates into the protein MTKIKIAIAGIGNCASSLIQGIEYYKAEDREPIGLMHREIGGYKPGDIEVVAAFDIDARKVGKDVSEAIFAPPNCTAVFCPDIPSTGVKVKMGRVLDGVSEHMKNYDENYTFVVSKEKEATKEDIVNELKKSGAEMLLNYLPVGSEEAARFYAECALEAGVAFINNMPVFIASDPEWAKRFEEKNIPIIGDDIKAQLGATITHRVLADLFEKRGVKLERTYQLNTGGNTDFLNMLNRDRLASKRESKTEAVQSVLSRKLENYNIHIGPSDYVAWQKDNKVCFLRMEGKLFGDVPMNLELRLSVEDSPNSGGVVIDAIRCCKLALDRGIGGVLYSPASYFMKHPAIQYPDDEAYRRTEEFIAGTRER
- a CDS encoding S-methyl-5-thioribose-1-phosphate isomerase; amino-acid sequence: MRTIDWKDESNSVVLVDQTLLPKEYRIIECKTLSSLCEAIKSLRIRGAPALGAAGGFGIALAAFLSEAKDIETITRDLEVAGKTLKSTRPTAVNLSWGVDRVLRAISDAFDVQGVRDIALQEAKDIAEEDVAINKLIGKYGAKLLKDGDTVLTHCNAGRLACVDWGTALGVARSAIAEGKEIKVIACETRPLNQGSRITTWELMQDNIPVTLISDSMAGWAMRQGLVDSVLVGADRITQDVVFNKIGTYSLSILAKEHEIPFYVAAPISTFDFDGWEGSVKIEMRNPDELRFFGSEQLAPKDVEVYNPAFDATPMENITAVITEKGIFYPPFLLDEVLV